From the genome of Gracilibacillus salitolerans, one region includes:
- the speB gene encoding agmatinase, with protein MRFDEAYSGKVFIMSRPDFEDADAILYGMPMDWTVSFRPGSRFGPNRIREASIGLEEYSPYLERHLEEVTYFDAGDIPLPFGNPKRSLEMIRDYIDQILDKGKFPLGLGGEHLVSWPIIEAMSEKYSDLAVIHIDAHADLREEYEGELLSHSTPIRKVCEKIGPENVFSFGIRSGDREEFRYAEESGMYMAKFDVAEPLQEMLPKLAGRPVYVTVDIDVLDPAFAPGTGTAEAGGISSKELLAAIHIIAHSDIHVVGADLVEVAPNYDPTEQTAIAASKFVREMLLGWVK; from the coding sequence ATGCGATTTGATGAAGCCTACTCAGGAAAAGTATTTATCATGTCACGGCCAGATTTTGAAGACGCGGATGCGATACTTTATGGAATGCCAATGGATTGGACGGTAAGCTTTCGCCCAGGATCTCGTTTCGGTCCAAATAGGATACGTGAGGCATCGATAGGTCTAGAGGAATATAGTCCATATTTAGAGCGGCATTTAGAAGAAGTGACCTATTTTGATGCAGGCGATATCCCGCTCCCTTTTGGTAATCCCAAAAGAAGCCTGGAGATGATTCGTGATTATATCGATCAAATTTTAGATAAAGGGAAGTTTCCGTTAGGACTAGGCGGAGAGCATCTCGTCAGCTGGCCGATTATCGAAGCAATGTCTGAAAAGTATTCAGATCTTGCGGTTATTCATATTGATGCCCATGCGGATTTACGTGAGGAGTATGAGGGAGAACTGTTATCCCATTCAACTCCGATTCGAAAAGTATGTGAAAAAATTGGCCCGGAAAATGTTTTTTCCTTTGGTATTCGTTCCGGTGATCGTGAAGAGTTTCGTTATGCCGAAGAAAGCGGTATGTACATGGCGAAGTTTGATGTGGCTGAGCCATTACAAGAAATGTTGCCGAAATTAGCGGGACGTCCCGTTTATGTCACGGTTGATATTGATGTGTTAGATCCCGCTTTTGCACCTGGCACAGGAACCGCGGAAGCAGGAGGGATTTCGTCAAAGGAACTATTAGCGGCTATTCATATAATCGCACATTCGGATATACACGTAGTCGGAGCAGATCTAGTCGAAGTAGCACCAAATTATGATCCAACTGAACAGACAGCGATTGCTGCAAGTAAATTTGTCAGGGAAATGCTGTTAGGCTGGGTGAAATAA
- the speE gene encoding spermidine synthase: MGLWFTEKQTDNFGITAKINKTYHTEQTEFQKLDMVETAEWGNMLLLDDMVMTTEKDEFVYHEMVAHVPLFTHPNPKEVLVVGGGDGGVIREILKHPSVTKAVLVDIDGKVIEYSKKYLPSIAGKLDDPRVDVRVADGFMHIAESEKAYDVIMVDSTEPVGPAVNLFTKGFYAGIAKALKDDGIFVAQTDNPWFKADLIRQVYADVKEIFPVTRLYTANIPTYPSGLWTFTIGSKIHDPLKVKEDRFFELDTKYYTKQLHHACFVLPKFVEDLTV; this comes from the coding sequence ATGGGACTATGGTTTACTGAAAAACAAACAGACAACTTTGGCATTACCGCCAAAATCAATAAAACATACCATACAGAACAAACAGAATTTCAAAAACTGGACATGGTCGAAACAGCAGAGTGGGGCAACATGTTGCTTTTGGATGACATGGTCATGACAACAGAGAAAGACGAATTTGTCTATCACGAAATGGTTGCACACGTTCCACTGTTTACGCATCCAAATCCAAAAGAAGTGCTAGTCGTAGGTGGTGGTGACGGAGGGGTTATTCGTGAAATCTTAAAACACCCTTCCGTTACGAAAGCAGTCCTAGTCGATATCGATGGAAAAGTTATAGAGTACTCCAAAAAATATCTACCATCAATCGCAGGAAAATTAGATGATCCTCGTGTTGATGTACGTGTGGCTGATGGATTTATGCATATTGCAGAAAGTGAAAAGGCGTATGATGTGATCATGGTCGATTCCACTGAACCAGTCGGGCCAGCTGTTAACCTTTTTACAAAAGGCTTTTATGCAGGAATCGCAAAAGCATTAAAAGACGATGGGATCTTTGTAGCGCAAACCGATAATCCTTGGTTTAAAGCAGATCTAATTCGTCAGGTATATGCGGATGTGAAAGAGATTTTCCCTGTTACCCGCTTGTATACGGCGAATATTCCAACCTATCCAAGTGGGTTATGGACATTTACAATCGGAAGTAAGATTCATGATCCATTAAAGGTAAAAGAGGATCGCTTTTTTGAGTTAGATACGAAGTATTATACAAAACAACTGCACCATGCTTGCTTTGTACTACCGAAATTTGTGGAGGATTTAACTGTTTAG